From Variimorphobacter saccharofermentans, one genomic window encodes:
- a CDS encoding SGNH/GDSL hydrolase family protein: MNEEKQLQTYALNEIEYIKVHGRTTGQLSPLTLFWTGSAVELNAKGSELWVEVEAGYDVYEPWIGIVINSAPVSRLMITEGRHWICVFRGMNPDQVKNVRIVKEVQAMSGDQGCFLHIHSVKFDGQFLPIEEKPYKIEFIGDSITSGEGIVGAKGEEDWIPMWFSATGNYTELVANALNAEYRVLSQSGWGVFTSWDNNPHCNMQDDYEKVCGILQGKRNEALGALQENNFASWQPDVIVVNLGTNDASAFDQPQWKDEVTGETHKQRRNEDGSFHEEDIKAFERAIVRFLTKLRKYNKKAQIVWAYGMIGITMMPYIYRAVEAYYRETGDKKVSVYQLPNTTEATMGSRSHPGHLSHLKAATELSEYLQDFLK; encoded by the coding sequence ATGAATGAAGAAAAGCAGTTACAGACATATGCATTAAATGAAATCGAATATATCAAGGTTCATGGAAGGACTACCGGACAGCTTTCTCCACTAACGTTATTTTGGACGGGAAGTGCTGTAGAGCTAAATGCCAAAGGTTCTGAACTCTGGGTTGAGGTAGAAGCAGGATATGATGTATATGAGCCATGGATAGGTATTGTAATTAATTCCGCTCCTGTCAGCCGGCTCATGATAACGGAAGGAAGACATTGGATTTGTGTTTTCCGTGGTATGAATCCGGATCAAGTAAAGAATGTTCGTATTGTTAAGGAAGTTCAGGCTATGAGTGGCGATCAGGGATGCTTCCTGCACATTCATTCTGTTAAGTTTGATGGACAATTCCTTCCAATCGAAGAGAAACCCTACAAAATAGAATTTATTGGTGACAGTATTACTTCAGGCGAAGGGATTGTAGGAGCCAAGGGAGAAGAAGACTGGATTCCCATGTGGTTTAGCGCTACGGGAAATTACACAGAGTTAGTTGCGAACGCTTTGAATGCAGAATATCGTGTTCTATCCCAGAGTGGATGGGGAGTATTTACAAGCTGGGATAATAATCCCCATTGTAATATGCAGGATGATTATGAAAAAGTATGTGGGATACTACAGGGGAAAAGAAACGAAGCACTGGGAGCTCTGCAGGAGAATAATTTTGCCTCCTGGCAGCCAGATGTGATAGTGGTGAATCTCGGAACAAACGATGCATCAGCTTTTGATCAGCCCCAGTGGAAGGACGAAGTAACTGGTGAGACCCACAAACAACGTCGTAACGAGGATGGATCTTTTCATGAAGAGGACATAAAAGCATTTGAAAGAGCAATCGTAAGATTCCTTACGAAGCTTAGAAAGTACAATAAAAAAGCGCAAATAGTATGGGCATATGGAATGATCGGGATTACGATGATGCCATACATATATCGTGCTGTGGAGGCTTATTATAGAGAAACGGGAGATAAAAAAGTAAGTGTGTACCAGCTTCCGAATACCACGGAAGCTACCATGGGATCAAGAAGTCATCCGGGGCATTTATCGCATCTGAAAGCCGCAACGGAGCTGTCAGAATATCTTCAGGATTTCTTAAAATAA
- a CDS encoding GNAT family N-acetyltransferase, giving the protein MGGLYRLQKKDLDGCVETLAKAFDNYPMFVHILGDKYNLENVKKFLRFLTKYTILYGEAYATSNKLEGIILYIDFKKYKFGLIRSLRSGILPVMKIGKEVGQRFMVFDEITMRVHKEVINSSHQYVILLGVNPEVQSKGLGTRLLGQVISLAKRNGQACYLETHGEKNVAFYKKQGFQVASEDEVPGAKVKQYAMILK; this is encoded by the coding sequence ATGGGAGGCTTATATCGGTTACAGAAGAAGGATTTGGATGGATGTGTGGAGACGCTGGCCAAGGCATTTGATAACTACCCCATGTTTGTTCACATTTTAGGAGACAAGTATAATCTTGAGAATGTTAAGAAATTTCTTCGCTTTCTGACGAAATACACCATACTCTATGGCGAAGCATATGCCACCTCGAATAAGCTGGAAGGAATTATTCTATACATAGACTTTAAAAAATATAAGTTTGGTTTAATACGCTCCCTACGATCTGGGATATTGCCGGTTATGAAAATCGGCAAGGAGGTAGGACAAAGGTTCATGGTATTTGATGAGATTACTATGAGAGTACATAAAGAAGTAATTAACTCTTCCCATCAGTATGTTATATTATTGGGCGTGAATCCAGAAGTCCAGAGTAAGGGGTTGGGTACCAGACTATTAGGACAGGTAATTAGCCTAGCGAAGCGAAATGGGCAGGCATGTTATCTGGAAACCCATGGAGAAAAGAATGTGGCTTTTTATAAAAAGCAGGGCTTTCAGGTTGCATCTGAGGATGAAGTGCCCGGAGCAAAGGTTAAGCAGTATGCGATGATATTGAAGTGA
- the udk gene encoding uridine kinase has translation MKNVIVIGVSGGSASGKTTVANRIKEEFKDSVELLSHDFYYLPYDDLPMEERVKLNYDHPNAFDTQRLIDDIRKLKQGISIDRPVYSYTEYTRLSETVKVNPAKVIIVEGFMIYENSELRDLMDIKVFVDADADERLIRRIIRDVKERGRTLESVIDQYTKTAKPMHELFVEPYKKYADIIIPRGGMNKIAIDMLIHQIKAILSDE, from the coding sequence ATGAAGAATGTAATTGTAATCGGAGTGTCTGGGGGCTCAGCTTCTGGAAAAACTACGGTTGCCAATCGAATAAAGGAAGAGTTTAAGGATAGCGTGGAATTATTAAGTCATGATTTTTATTATCTACCGTATGATGATTTGCCTATGGAGGAGAGAGTAAAGCTGAACTATGATCATCCGAATGCATTCGATACCCAACGATTAATTGATGATATTAGAAAGCTTAAACAAGGTATATCAATTGATAGACCGGTTTACTCTTATACGGAGTATACAAGACTTTCAGAGACAGTTAAGGTGAATCCGGCAAAGGTTATCATTGTGGAAGGATTTATGATATATGAGAACTCGGAACTGAGAGACCTGATGGATATTAAGGTATTCGTAGACGCGGATGCGGACGAGCGGTTAATCCGGCGAATCATAAGAGATGTCAAAGAAAGAGGCAGAACGCTTGAGTCTGTCATTGATCAATATACGAAAACGGCAAAACCGATGCATGAACTATTTGTTGAGCCATACAAGAAGTATGCGGATATTATCATACCACGAGGTGGTATGAACAAAATTGCCATAGATATGCTGATTCATCAGATAAAGGCAATTTTGTCAGATGAATAA
- a CDS encoding amino acid ABC transporter ATP-binding protein, which yields MDKILELKNIRKEFDGTTILKDISLDIHQGEVVVLVGPSGCGKSTLLRCINGLEHIQSGEIYLKGDLISNQVKNMHLVRQKIGMVFQSYDLFPHMTILDNIILGPVKSQHRDKKEVIREAEELLKRVGLQDKRDAYPRQLSGGQKQRVAIVRALCMQPEIMLFDEVTAALDPEMVREVLDVMLELAKEGSTMVIVTHEMQFARAVADRVVFIDQGEIIEESSPAQFFSCPTTERAQKFLNIFEFETVKGTEQNENKRFKG from the coding sequence ATGGACAAAATACTGGAATTAAAGAATATCAGGAAAGAATTTGATGGAACAACGATATTGAAGGACATCTCCTTAGATATTCACCAGGGGGAGGTGGTGGTGCTCGTCGGACCTTCAGGCTGTGGAAAGAGTACCCTGCTACGATGTATTAACGGACTGGAGCATATTCAGTCCGGAGAAATATATCTTAAAGGAGACCTTATCAGCAATCAGGTCAAAAATATGCATCTGGTTCGCCAGAAGATAGGAATGGTATTTCAGAGCTATGATTTATTTCCGCATATGACAATTCTGGATAATATCATACTCGGACCGGTAAAATCACAGCATCGCGATAAAAAGGAAGTAATACGCGAAGCAGAAGAGCTGCTCAAAAGAGTAGGGCTTCAGGACAAAAGAGACGCTTACCCGAGGCAGTTATCTGGCGGACAGAAGCAAAGAGTAGCAATTGTAAGAGCACTGTGTATGCAGCCGGAGATTATGCTGTTTGATGAAGTAACTGCAGCCTTAGATCCGGAAATGGTAAGAGAGGTTCTGGATGTTATGCTGGAGCTTGCCAAGGAAGGTAGTACAATGGTTATCGTTACTCATGAGATGCAGTTCGCCAGAGCAGTTGCAGATAGAGTTGTGTTTATCGACCAGGGCGAGATTATAGAAGAAAGCAGCCCCGCTCAGTTCTTTAGCTGTCCCACAACAGAAAGAGCACAGAAGTTCTTAAATATTTTTGAGTTTGAGACGGTGAAAGGGACGGAGCAAAACGAAAATAAAAGATTTAAGGGATGA
- a CDS encoding DUF2971 domain-containing protein → MVSKRETAFEKITEIQDLVEYLKAKGRRRTVNEYLHHYTSLSTVISIFRYQTWHLSQASCMNDQLEYRNGDSAAWNNIFFSCFMGEDEESIGMWSMYGQPWERGVKLSIPKKDLVDWITSQDIEILEVNCRTKKNTDRIVDTQGQRPFLTAVAYCNSDRVLQENEKETLFCGSVTNSNFSRAAHNRQLTGYIKDIAWAYEKEIRLRLDFDNTNGLKRVALRVPDAILDKIVLTPSPLFEGELVDELQKEVNRSIIQKSSLFYNKFQLKSDCINCKLVQYSY, encoded by the coding sequence ATGGTTAGTAAAAGGGAAACAGCCTTTGAAAAAATCACAGAAATTCAGGATCTAGTTGAATATCTGAAAGCAAAAGGAAGACGAAGAACGGTGAATGAGTACCTGCATCACTATACTTCGTTATCAACGGTCATCAGCATCTTTCGGTATCAAACCTGGCATTTGTCACAGGCATCCTGTATGAATGATCAGCTGGAGTATCGTAACGGAGACAGTGCAGCCTGGAATAATATATTCTTCTCCTGCTTTATGGGAGAGGATGAAGAAAGCATAGGAATGTGGAGTATGTATGGACAACCCTGGGAGAGAGGGGTTAAGCTGTCCATTCCGAAAAAAGACCTTGTTGATTGGATTACGAGTCAGGATATTGAAATTCTGGAAGTGAATTGCCGTACGAAAAAAAACACGGATCGTATCGTAGATACCCAAGGACAAAGACCTTTTCTGACTGCAGTGGCTTATTGTAATTCGGATCGGGTCCTTCAGGAAAATGAAAAGGAAACACTTTTTTGCGGAAGTGTAACGAATAGCAATTTTAGCCGGGCGGCCCATAATCGTCAGCTAACCGGATATATTAAGGATATTGCCTGGGCCTATGAGAAGGAGATTCGATTAAGACTGGATTTTGATAATACCAATGGACTGAAACGAGTAGCCCTACGTGTTCCGGATGCGATTTTAGATAAAATTGTATTAACCCCTAGCCCATTATTTGAAGGAGAACTGGTGGATGAGCTTCAAAAAGAAGTGAATCGCTCCATAATCCAGAAAAGTAGTCTTTTCTATAACAAATTTCAGTTAAAATCAGATTGTATAAACTGTAAATTAGTACAATACAGTTATTAA
- a CDS encoding amino acid ABC transporter permease, with product MDIGFIEKYTPLYIEAGFLTIRIAIIGIIASIIVGLICSLIRHYRIPVLRNIIGSYLELSRNTPLLIQLFFLYFGLPKLGIMLSSESCAIIGLIFLGGSYMAEAFRSGLEAVPESQAESGLSLGLTRLQVFRYILLPQAISVSVPAFLANVIFLIKETSVFSAVALADLMYVAKDLIGLYYKTDEALFMLVTSYFIILLPISIIFTVAERKLRYAGFGN from the coding sequence ATGGACATCGGTTTTATAGAAAAATATACTCCACTTTACATAGAGGCAGGATTTCTTACAATAAGGATCGCTATCATTGGAATTATTGCATCCATTATCGTTGGATTAATCTGTAGCTTAATTCGCCACTATAGGATACCAGTATTACGTAATATAATTGGAAGCTATCTTGAACTGTCCAGAAATACCCCTCTCTTAATCCAACTATTTTTTTTGTACTTTGGGCTTCCGAAACTGGGTATTATGTTAAGCTCTGAGAGCTGTGCCATTATTGGTTTGATTTTTCTTGGTGGTAGTTATATGGCTGAAGCATTTCGTAGTGGATTGGAGGCAGTACCGGAGAGTCAGGCTGAGTCAGGCTTGAGTCTGGGACTTACAAGACTTCAGGTATTTCGATATATATTGCTTCCACAGGCAATATCGGTTTCTGTTCCGGCGTTTTTAGCAAATGTCATTTTCCTTATAAAAGAAACATCCGTATTCAGTGCGGTTGCATTAGCCGATTTGATGTATGTTGCCAAGGATCTGATTGGTTTGTACTACAAGACGGATGAAGCATTGTTTATGTTAGTAACTTCTTATTTTATTATTTTATTACCGATATCCATCATTTTCACGGTGGCAGAGAGGAAGTTGAGATATGCAGGATTTGGGAATTAA
- the leuS gene encoding leucine--tRNA ligase → MSEYYSPSDIEKKWQKIWEKEEAFKVGTDKSKPKYYALVEFPYPSGQGLHVGHPRPYTALDIIARKRRLEGYNVLYPMGWDAFGLPTENYAIKNHIHPKIVTKRNIENFTKQLKALGYSFDWDREVNTTDPNYFKWTQWIFLQLFKKGLAYKTEMPINWCTSCKVGLANEEVVGGVCERCGSEVVRKVKSQWMLKITEYADKLIDDLDMVDYVDKIKVSQVNWIGRSVGAEVDFKIAGKEESLRIFTTRPDTLFGATYMVISPEHPLIDKYKDEIENYDALMNYREQAAKKSDFERTELVKDKTGVCIDGLSAINPVNGKEIPIWISDYVLMTYGTGAIMAVPAHDERDWEFAKKFNLPIVEVVAGGNVNEAAFTNTTTGKLVNSDFLNGLEVAEAKVKILEWLNKKGIGTKKVNYKLRDWVFSRQRYWGEPIPLVHCDTCGYVPIPESELPLMLPEVESYEPTDNGESPLAKMTDWVETTCPQCGGKAHRETDTMPQWAGSSWYFLRYIDPHNQEAFASKEELDYWLPVDWYNGGMEHTTLHLLYSRFWHKFLYDQGLVSTPEPYKKRTSHGMILGENNEKMSKSRGNVVNPDDIINEFGADTLRTYEMFIGAFDLSAAWSQEGVKGCRRFMDRVWKLKDMMKDEAGYSAELETKMHQTIKKVSLDYENMKYNTAIAAMMSLVNEFYRIGSVTRGEFKTLLVLLNPVAPHITEELWELIGEQGRIYQQTWPVFDEEKTIEDTVEIAVQINGKVKANLAISLDEKQEEVEAKAKSIDSIKAAIEGKNIVKVIYVPGRILNIVVK, encoded by the coding sequence ATGAGTGAGTATTATTCACCAAGTGACATTGAGAAGAAGTGGCAGAAAATATGGGAAAAGGAAGAGGCATTTAAGGTAGGAACGGACAAATCAAAGCCAAAGTATTATGCGTTAGTAGAGTTTCCCTATCCGTCAGGACAGGGATTACATGTAGGACATCCGAGACCTTATACAGCCCTTGATATTATTGCAAGAAAGAGAAGATTAGAAGGATATAATGTGCTGTATCCCATGGGATGGGATGCATTTGGACTTCCTACAGAGAATTATGCAATTAAAAATCACATTCATCCGAAGATCGTAACGAAGAGAAATATTGAGAATTTTACGAAGCAGTTGAAAGCCCTTGGTTATTCCTTTGATTGGGATAGAGAGGTTAATACCACAGATCCTAACTATTTCAAATGGACCCAGTGGATATTCCTACAGCTGTTTAAAAAAGGGTTAGCATATAAAACCGAAATGCCGATTAATTGGTGTACCTCCTGTAAAGTAGGTCTTGCCAATGAAGAGGTAGTTGGTGGCGTATGTGAACGTTGTGGTAGTGAGGTTGTACGTAAGGTAAAGAGCCAGTGGATGCTAAAAATTACGGAATATGCTGATAAACTCATTGATGACCTTGATATGGTTGACTATGTTGATAAGATAAAGGTATCCCAAGTGAACTGGATTGGTCGTTCCGTTGGTGCAGAGGTGGACTTCAAGATTGCAGGAAAAGAAGAAAGTCTGCGTATTTTTACCACCAGACCGGATACCTTATTCGGAGCAACTTATATGGTTATATCACCGGAGCATCCGTTAATCGATAAGTATAAGGATGAAATCGAAAATTATGATGCGCTGATGAATTACCGTGAGCAGGCAGCGAAAAAGTCCGATTTTGAGAGAACCGAATTAGTAAAGGATAAGACAGGTGTGTGTATTGATGGGCTATCCGCAATTAATCCTGTGAATGGAAAGGAAATTCCGATCTGGATCTCCGACTATGTTCTTATGACCTATGGAACAGGAGCAATTATGGCTGTTCCTGCCCATGACGAAAGAGACTGGGAATTTGCCAAGAAATTCAACCTTCCTATAGTTGAGGTAGTAGCCGGCGGTAATGTGAATGAAGCGGCATTTACTAACACGACAACTGGTAAATTAGTAAATTCTGATTTCTTAAATGGACTTGAAGTAGCAGAAGCGAAGGTTAAAATACTTGAGTGGCTGAATAAGAAGGGTATTGGAACCAAGAAGGTAAATTATAAGCTGAGAGATTGGGTGTTCTCCCGTCAAAGATACTGGGGAGAGCCGATTCCGTTGGTTCATTGTGATACCTGTGGCTATGTTCCTATTCCTGAGAGTGAATTGCCGCTTATGTTACCGGAGGTAGAGAGCTATGAGCCGACTGACAATGGAGAATCTCCTCTTGCTAAGATGACGGACTGGGTAGAAACAACCTGTCCTCAATGTGGTGGTAAAGCGCATAGAGAGACGGATACCATGCCTCAATGGGCAGGTTCCTCCTGGTATTTCTTAAGATATATCGATCCGCACAATCAGGAAGCCTTTGCTAGTAAGGAAGAGTTGGATTATTGGTTACCTGTGGATTGGTATAATGGAGGAATGGAGCATACAACACTGCATTTGCTTTATTCACGCTTCTGGCATAAGTTCCTGTATGATCAGGGACTGGTTAGTACACCGGAACCCTATAAGAAGAGAACCTCCCACGGAATGATCTTAGGTGAAAATAATGAGAAGATGTCCAAATCCAGGGGGAATGTTGTTAATCCGGATGATATCATCAATGAATTCGGAGCTGATACACTCAGAACCTACGAAATGTTCATTGGTGCATTTGACCTGAGTGCTGCCTGGTCCCAGGAAGGTGTAAAAGGATGCCGTCGATTTATGGATCGTGTATGGAAGCTTAAGGATATGATGAAAGATGAGGCAGGCTATTCCGCTGAGCTGGAGACGAAGATGCATCAGACGATTAAAAAGGTAAGTCTTGATTATGAAAATATGAAGTATAATACAGCGATTGCTGCGATGATGTCCTTGGTAAACGAGTTCTATCGTATTGGATCTGTAACAAGAGGAGAATTCAAGACCTTACTGGTACTCTTGAATCCGGTTGCTCCACATATTACGGAAGAGCTTTGGGAGTTAATCGGTGAACAGGGAAGAATCTATCAGCAAACCTGGCCAGTGTTTGATGAAGAGAAAACGATTGAGGATACAGTAGAAATCGCTGTACAGATCAATGGTAAGGTAAAAGCAAATCTCGCTATATCACTAGATGAGAAGCAGGAAGAGGTGGAAGCAAAAGCAAAGAGCATCGATTCCATCAAAGCAGCGATAGAGGGTAAAAACATTGTAAAAGTAATCTATGTACCGGGAAGAATATTGAACATCGTAGTAAAATAA
- a CDS encoding amino acid ABC transporter permease translates to MQDLGIKVLFQGKNFLRLLGGLWVTIKISLISVLISIILGILLGMVMNMKNPVTKIITKIYLEFIRIMPQLVLLFLVYFGLTKAFQINLSGQLAAVIVFVLWGTAEMGDLVRGSLSSIPIHQYESGKAIGLTSLQIYRYIIIPQTVRRLVPLAINLVTRMIKTTSLIVLIGVVEVVKVGQQIIEASRLSVPSAALWIYGVIFLLYFLTCYPISLLSTKLEKAWKS, encoded by the coding sequence ATGCAGGATTTGGGAATTAAAGTTCTATTTCAGGGAAAAAATTTTCTTCGATTATTAGGTGGATTATGGGTGACAATTAAAATCTCACTGATATCAGTTTTGATATCCATTATCCTGGGTATTCTTCTGGGAATGGTAATGAATATGAAAAATCCGGTAACAAAAATTATAACGAAGATATATCTTGAATTTATCAGGATTATGCCACAGCTGGTACTATTATTTCTAGTGTATTTTGGATTGACGAAAGCGTTTCAGATTAATCTCTCCGGTCAGCTGGCTGCGGTGATTGTATTTGTTCTCTGGGGTACTGCAGAAATGGGGGATTTGGTCAGAGGTTCATTAAGCTCCATACCAATCCATCAGTATGAAAGTGGAAAAGCAATCGGACTAACCAGTCTACAGATTTATCGATACATTATTATTCCGCAGACAGTAAGGAGATTAGTACCTTTGGCAATCAATCTTGTAACAAGAATGATAAAGACAACTTCGTTAATTGTATTAATTGGAGTTGTTGAGGTGGTAAAGGTCGGGCAGCAGATAATTGAAGCATCTCGTTTATCTGTACCCTCAGCGGCATTATGGATATATGGTGTCATTTTCTTATTGTACTTTCTTACCTGTTATCCGATATCGCTGCTTTCCACGAAGTTGGAGAAGGCTTGGAAGAGCTGA
- a CDS encoding cell wall hydrolase: MKFRKLVLCIILSIFALIIPNINAFAAEGDTVTTQESTTGDEQKDTNNVEAAATTEQSEEVILADQTDTEDKKALSENTIEDTKEETEEVTEEDKEDKKDKEKEEKSSDNYTKADLRLLSALIYCEAQGESYNGKLAVGIVVMNRVRSGAFPDTVKGVIYQKYQFSPVRSGALDRALAQYDKGNFTSSSEKECIKAAKAALSGKKVLKINGKEVDFSKYLYFSGRLKGYTCQIGNHQFK, translated from the coding sequence ATGAAATTCAGAAAGTTAGTATTATGTATCATATTAAGTATTTTTGCTTTAATCATTCCAAACATCAACGCATTTGCAGCTGAAGGCGACACAGTAACTACACAGGAAAGCACAACCGGTGATGAACAGAAGGATACAAATAACGTTGAAGCAGCAGCTACAACAGAGCAATCAGAAGAAGTAATATTAGCGGATCAGACAGATACAGAAGATAAAAAAGCTTTATCAGAGAATACCATAGAAGATACAAAGGAAGAAACAGAAGAGGTAACTGAGGAAGATAAAGAAGATAAGAAAGATAAAGAAAAAGAGGAAAAATCCTCCGATAACTATACAAAAGCAGATTTAAGATTATTATCCGCGTTGATTTATTGTGAAGCACAGGGTGAAAGCTATAACGGAAAATTAGCAGTTGGTATTGTTGTTATGAATAGAGTTAGATCAGGAGCCTTCCCTGATACCGTAAAGGGTGTCATCTATCAGAAATACCAATTTAGTCCGGTTCGTAGCGGTGCTTTAGACCGGGCATTAGCTCAATACGATAAAGGTAATTTTACTTCATCATCGGAAAAAGAATGTATCAAAGCTGCAAAAGCCGCCCTAAGTGGCAAGAAGGTATTAAAAATCAATGGAAAAGAAGTTGATTTTAGTAAATATCTATATTTTAGTGGAAGATTGAAGGGGTATACCTGTCAAATCGGAAATCATCAGTTCAAATAA
- a CDS encoding cysteine ABC transporter substrate-binding protein has product MKKMKKIITLLLLLAIATATLAGCSSKADTTKDKADNATEEVAKDTQSTGTARTLEEIKSSGKIVIGVFSDKKPFGYVDENGVYQGYDVYFGNRLAEDLGVEVEYVAVDPASRVEYLVTAKVDIILANFTVTPERAEQVDFALPYMKVALGVVSPDNALITEPEQLNGKTLIVSKGTTAETYFTENYPDVKLLKFDQYSEAYGALLDGRGDAFSTDNTEVLAWALENEGFTVGIESLGNLDTIAPAVQKGNTELLNWINDEIVKLADEQFFHKNYAETLAPVYGDAADPESLVIEGGVIE; this is encoded by the coding sequence ATGAAGAAGATGAAAAAAATTATTACATTATTACTATTACTGGCAATTGCAACCGCTACGCTGGCAGGCTGCAGTTCGAAGGCAGATACAACTAAGGATAAAGCGGATAATGCTACAGAAGAAGTGGCAAAGGATACTCAAAGCACAGGAACAGCGAGAACTCTGGAGGAAATAAAGTCCAGCGGTAAGATTGTAATTGGTGTATTCTCGGATAAAAAGCCCTTTGGCTATGTTGATGAAAATGGTGTATATCAAGGCTATGATGTTTACTTCGGTAACCGTCTTGCCGAGGATCTTGGTGTGGAAGTTGAATATGTGGCAGTAGATCCTGCCAGTCGTGTAGAGTATCTGGTAACAGCAAAGGTGGATATTATCCTTGCTAACTTTACTGTGACTCCCGAGCGTGCAGAACAGGTAGACTTTGCACTGCCTTATATGAAGGTTGCATTGGGCGTGGTATCACCGGATAATGCTTTAATTACAGAGCCGGAGCAGCTTAACGGTAAGACCCTAATAGTAAGTAAAGGAACTACGGCTGAGACATACTTTACCGAGAATTATCCGGATGTAAAGCTTTTAAAATTCGATCAATACAGTGAAGCATATGGTGCATTACTGGATGGCAGAGGAGATGCGTTCTCAACCGATAATACAGAGGTACTTGCGTGGGCTCTTGAAAACGAAGGCTTTACCGTAGGAATTGAATCCCTTGGTAACCTTGATACGATTGCACCTGCAGTACAAAAAGGTAACACAGAATTACTAAACTGGATTAATGATGAAATTGTTAAATTGGCTGACGAGCAATTCTTCCATAAAAACTATGCAGAGACACTTGCACCGGTATATGGTGATGCTGCAGATCCGGAGAGCTTAGTAATAGAAGGCGGAGTAATCGAATAA